One Etheostoma spectabile isolate EspeVRDwgs_2016 chromosome 12, UIUC_Espe_1.0, whole genome shotgun sequence genomic window carries:
- the LOC116699335 gene encoding E3 ubiquitin-protein ligase COP1: protein MMSNNRQQQSPGGASSVPSTSSSSTGGTGNTNGSVGSNVVTSNLNGNNSGNVVPSRTLAAASEGVLSVPTLAAVPSSRGGFASLSRPSGSSGSRKKSLHQAPLYNGLLNSYEDKSNDFVCPICFEMIEEAHMTKCGHSFCEKPPELEDRNGAPRAVHMIMKSLNCQLATTGPTHHSLRGKTCYFCVLFQEMSGLYCPMMELECTVPNVEAPSPAPSSIIDPPDYSHPPGFGGTTQAKRQTWYNSTLASRRKRLTAHFEDLEQCYFSNKMSRITDEGRNLNQLDDFMECLSKFTRYNSVRPLATLSYASDLYNGSSIVSSIEFDRDCDYFAIAGVTKKIKVFEYGTVIQDAVDIHYPVNEMTCNSKISCISWSSYHKNLLASSDYEGTVILWDGFTGQRSKVYQEHEKRCWSVDFNLMDPKLLASGSDDAKVKLWSTNLDNSVASIEAKANVCCVKFSPTSRYHLAFGCADHCVHYYDLRNTKQPIMVFKGHRKAVSYAKFVNGEEIVSASTDSQLKLWNVNKPHCLRSFKGHINEKNFVGLASNGDYVACGSENNSLYLYYKGLSKTLLTFKFDTVKSVLDKDKKEDDTNEFVSAVCWRAMPDGESNVLIAANSQGTIKVLELV from the exons ATGATGTCAAACAACCGGCAACAGCAAAGCCCTGGTGGGGCAAGTTCCGTGCCCAGCACGAGTAGCAGCAGCACAGGAGGCACTGGGAACACAAACGGTAGCGTCGGGAGCAACGTCGTCACAAGTAACCTTAATGGTAACAATTCTGGAAATGTTGTGCCCTCCCGGACCTTGGCAGCAGCCAGCGAGGGCGTCTTGTCGGTGCCAACGTTAGCCGCCGTACCCTCGTCCCGGGGCGGGTTTGCTTCTCTGAGCAGACCCTCTGGGTCTTCAGGCAGCAGAAAGAAGTCCCTCCATCAAGCACCTCTTTACAACGGCCTCTTGAATTCATACGAAGATAAAAGCAACGATTTTGTGTG TCCCATTTGCTTCGAGATGATAGAAGAAGCACACATGACAAAGTGTGGGCACAGTTTTTG TGAAAAACCGCCAGAGTTGGAGGACAGAAACGGTGCCCCAA GAGCTGTACACATGATTATGAAATCATTAAATTGTCAATTGGCTACAACTGGACCCACACATCACAGCTTGAGGGGCAAAACATGTTATTTCTGTGTACTTTTCCAGGAAATGAGCGGGCTGTACTGTCCAATGATGGAGTTAGAGTGTACAGTGCCTAACGTTGAGGCTCCCTCACCAGCACCCAG TAGTATTATTGACCCACCAGACTACAGCCACCCTCCAGGATTCGGTGGAACTACCCAG GCCAAAAGACAGACCTGGTACAACAGCACCCTGGCATCAAGGAGGAAGAGGCTTACGGCTCACTTTGAAGATCTGGAGCAGTGCTACTTCTCCAACAAAATGTCCCGCATCACAG ATGAAGGCAGGAACCTGAACCAGCTGGATGATTTTATGGAGTGTCTGTCTAAGTTTACCCGCTACAACTCTGTGCGGCCGCTCGCCACTCTCTCCTACGCCAGTGACCTCTATAATGGCTCCAGTATTGTCTCCAG TATTGAGTTCGACCGTGACTGTGACTACTTTGCCATCGCCGGTGTGACCAAAAAGATCAAGGTGTTTGAGTATGGCACAGTGATCCAGGATGCAGtggacatccactaccctgtcaatGAAATGACTTGCAATTCCAAAATCAG cTGTATCAGCTGGAGTAGCTATCACAAAAACCTTCTGGCCAGCAGTGACTATGAGGGTACTGTCATTCTGTGGGATGGATTCACCGGCCAGAGGTCCAAAGTCTACCAG GAACATGAAAAAAGGTGTTGGAGTGTTGACTTTAACCTGATGGACCCCAAGCTGTTAGCCTCCGGTTCTGATGACGCTAAAG tgAAGTTATGGTCAACCAATCTTGACAACTCAGTAGCCAGCATTGAGGCCAAGGCCAATGTCTGCTGTGTGAAATTCAGTCCAACCTCAAGGTATCATCTGGCCTTTGGCTGTGCAG ATCACTGTGTCCACTATTATGATCTACGCAACACTAAGCAGCCAATCATGGTATTCAAAGGCCACAGGAAGGCTGTGTCTTACGCAAAGTTTGTCAACGGAGAGGAAATTGTTTCTGC TTCGACAGACAGTCAGCTGAAGCTGTGGAATGTAAACAAGCCTCACTGTCTGCGCTCCTTTAAGGGTCACATCAACGAGAAGAACTTTGTAGGCCTGGCCTCCAATGGAGACTATGTTGCCTGTG gcagtGAAAACAACTCCCTGTACCTATACTACAAAGGACTTTCCAAGACGCTGTTGACATTTAAGTTTGACACCGTTAAGAGTGTGCTGGACAAAGACAAGAAGGAGGACGACACCAATGAGTTTGTCAGCGCCGTCTGCTGGAGAGCCATGCCGGATGGA gaGTCAAATGTACTGATCGCTGCAAACAGCCAAGGAACGATCAAG GTCCTTGAGCTTGTCTGA